AACAGCAAGTTGATCTTGACACCTAAAAAGCCCTTTTGATATAGTATCAGGAAAGCATGAGATGAAAACGGCTTGAAAACAAAGAAGGAGGATTAATTTCGTGTGGGAGACAAAATTTGCTAAGGAAGGGCTCACTTTTGACGATGTGTTGTTGGTGCCTCGCAAATCAGAAGTGTTCGGAAAAGAAATCGACATTTCCACCACGTTAGGACCGCATCTGAAACTGAACATCCCTTTTCTTAGCTCCGCCATGGACACCGTAACCGAGTCCGCACTGGCTATCGCTATAGCACGGGAAGGCGGCATCGGGATCATTCACAAAAACATGACCATCGCACAGCAGGCGGAAGAAGTCGACAGAGTAAAACGCTCGGAAAGCGGCGTAATCACGAATCCTTTTTCTTTAACTCCAGAACATCATGTGTACGACGCTGAAGAATTAATGGCAAAGTACCGAATTTCGGGTGTTCCGATTGTCGATGAGCATAATAAACTGGTTGGAATTTTGACAAACCGGGATCTTCGTTTCGTACATGATTACTCGATTAAAATCAAAGAAGTCATGACAAGAGAAAATTTGGTTACTGCTCCGGTAGGAACTACCCTGCAAGAAGCAGAAATCATTTTGCAAAAACATAAAATCGAGAAGCTGCCTTTGGTCGATGAATCCAACTCGTTAAAGGGACTTATTACCATTAAAGATATTGAAAAAGCGATTCAGTTTCCTAACTCGGCTAAGGATAGACACGGACGCCTGGTCGTCGGTGCTGCAGTGGGTGTTTCCAAGGATGCTCTGGAACGCGCTGCCGCGCTGGTCGAGGCGGGGATCGATCTTATCGTTGTGGACTCCGCTCACGGGCATCACATCAACATCTTGAACATGGTCAAGAAGCTGCGCGAGCAATATCCGG
The window above is part of the Paenibacillus hamazuiensis genome. Proteins encoded here:
- the guaB gene encoding IMP dehydrogenase, coding for MWETKFAKEGLTFDDVLLVPRKSEVFGKEIDISTTLGPHLKLNIPFLSSAMDTVTESALAIAIAREGGIGIIHKNMTIAQQAEEVDRVKRSESGVITNPFSLTPEHHVYDAEELMAKYRISGVPIVDEHNKLVGILTNRDLRFVHDYSIKIKEVMTRENLVTAPVGTTLQEAEIILQKHKIEKLPLVDESNSLKGLITIKDIEKAIQFPNSAKDRHGRLVVGAAVGVSKDALERAAALVEAGIDLIVVDSAHGHHINILNMVKKLREQYPDLPICAGNVATGDGTRDLIEAGASMVKVGIGPGSICTTRVIAGIGVPQITAIYDCASVARQYNVPIIADGGIKYSGDVTKAIAAGASAVMIGSLFAGTEESPGESEIFQGRRFKVYRGMGSLGAMKEGSKDRYFQENESKLVPEGIEGRVPYKGPLADTIYQLIGGLRSGMGYCGARNIEALINETGFIRITGAGLRESHPHDVQITKEAPNYSL